A region of Thiofilum sp. DNA encodes the following proteins:
- a CDS encoding leucine-rich repeat domain-containing protein → MALDKTPEEMALERIEECRRTRSPKLNLRKLGLAEIPEAVFELTWLEELDVSGKWGNRGSLRSIPTQIAQLTLLTKLDISRNQFTELGWLQYTPQLQSLGCSYNQLTSLQGLVHTPLLQSLDCRYNQLTSLQGLVHTPLLQSLDCRYNQLTSLQGLEHTPQLQSLVCSFNQLTSLQGLVHTPLLQSLDCYNNKLTSLQGLVHTPLLQSLECYNNKLTSLQGLEHTPQLQSLGCGSNQLTSLQGLVHTPLLQSLGCSGNHLTSLQDLVPLPQLQSLDCSSNQLTSLQGLVHTPLLQSLDCRDNQLTSLQGLVHTPLLQSLDCYNNKLTSLQGLEHTPQLQSLVCSFNQLTSLQGLVHTPLLQSLDCSSNQLTSIEPIQTLGLINQLEPLRLYGNPIKHIPPAIFGSSINDNCLESLKHYWHDLAQGATRVQQLKVQLVGNGRVGKSTLAYALEHKKAPSEHFASTHGIVIKNIDLPVEGLDQPVTLNLWDFGGQEIYHATHRLFLSSDCVYLLLWAEDTEEHENEIRHPISYWLESINDLGENCPVILVKNQIDKPKKLPIQPFDSCHCIGSDHITQVVQISCRDYSGFSTLKGALADLIKLLEHKVCLDLPNSWLAVQDDLERLRPEKTIPFAHFEQLGIKHGVSDATWFVQYLHDTGILFYSKGKFQDQIIIDQNWAIEAVYKVFDPYADHREHIKSMHGVVKPSYWKYIWSEVSAEERGIYLQFMKSCHIGYVKNYDYWNSKPLTQYEFIIPALLPENTPAKTIWGNDQAHDWLLTVHYPFLHRSIIERLIIKLGEHYQDKSSPWLHGTHCITPHGQLLMEAVIDNAKLSNQGKVLFKLRGQQLNALLLELRNLIQEISPHNRYEEYLTQQGKTQLLPQLEASHEAAEQKTMDKKIKIFISYSHEDEKPFLEKTEQCLKNLGRTLPIEFWHDRKLLAGSPVHDVILKQLEQADIVILLVSPDFIASDYCFTKEIVAALKRYEQEQNIVIPLIIRATEGWRDYHIGNITALPTDGKPVEDWSSPDKFWADVQKGLRLAIQNLLDKP, encoded by the coding sequence ATGGCATTGGATAAAACCCCAGAAGAGATGGCGTTAGAGCGAATTGAGGAGTGTCGACGGACGCGCTCACCTAAGTTGAATTTGCGTAAATTAGGTTTGGCTGAAATACCAGAGGCAGTGTTTGAGCTGACGTGGCTAGAAGAGTTAGATGTTTCAGGAAAGTGGGGTAATCGTGGTAGTTTACGCTCTATTCCCACTCAAATTGCTCAATTAACGCTACTTACCAAGCTGGATATTAGCCGTAATCAGTTTACTGAATTGGGCTGGTTGCAATATACCCCTCAACTGCAATCCTTAGGCTGTAGCTACAATCAACTCACGTCCTTGCAGGGCTTAGTACATACCCCTCTACTGCAATCCTTAGACTGTCGCTACAATCAACTCACCTCCTTGCAGGGCTTAGTACATACCCCTCTACTGCAATCCTTAGACTGTCGCTACAATCAACTCACCTCCTTGCAGGGCTTAGAGCATACCCCTCAACTGCAATCCTTAGTCTGTAGCTTCAATCAACTTACCTCCTTGCAGGGCTTAGTACATACCCCTCTACTGCAATCCTTAGACTGTTACAATAATAAACTCACCTCCTTGCAGGGCTTAGTACATACCCCTCTACTGCAATCCTTAGAGTGTTACAATAATAAACTCACCTCCTTGCAGGGCTTAGAGCATACCCCTCAACTGCAATCCTTAGGCTGTGGCTCCAATCAACTCACCTCCTTGCAGGGCTTAGTACATACCCCTCTACTGCAATCCTTAGGCTGTAGTGGTAATCACCTCACGTCCTTGCAGGACTTAGTGCCACTGCCTCAACTGCAATCCTTAGACTGTAGCTCCAATCAGCTCACGTCCTTGCAGGGCTTAGTACATACCCCTCTACTGCAATCCTTAGACTGTCGCGACAATCAACTCACGTCCTTGCAGGGCTTAGTACATACCCCTCTACTGCAATCCTTAGACTGTTACAATAATAAACTCACCTCCTTGCAGGGCTTAGAGCATACCCCTCAACTGCAATCCTTAGTCTGTAGCTTCAATCAACTTACCTCCTTGCAGGGCTTAGTACATACCCCTCTACTGCAATCCTTAGACTGTAGCTCCAATCAACTCACTTCTATAGAACCTATTCAAACCCTCGGATTGATCAACCAGCTTGAACCTTTACGCTTGTACGGCAACCCCATTAAACATATTCCACCTGCTATTTTTGGCTCTAGCATTAATGACAATTGCCTCGAATCCCTCAAACACTACTGGCACGACCTCGCCCAAGGCGCTACTAGAGTCCAACAGCTCAAAGTCCAATTAGTCGGCAATGGTCGAGTCGGAAAAAGTACCCTTGCCTATGCCCTCGAACATAAAAAAGCCCCAAGTGAACATTTTGCCTCCACACATGGCATTGTCATTAAAAACATTGACCTACCTGTCGAGGGCTTAGACCAGCCCGTCACCTTGAATCTCTGGGATTTTGGGGGACAAGAAATCTATCACGCCACCCACCGCCTCTTCCTATCCAGCGATTGTGTCTACCTCCTACTCTGGGCAGAAGATACTGAAGAACATGAAAACGAAATCCGCCACCCGATCAGCTACTGGCTCGAATCGATTAATGACTTAGGCGAAAATTGCCCCGTGATTCTCGTCAAAAATCAAATTGACAAGCCCAAAAAGCTTCCTATACAACCTTTTGATAGTTGCCACTGTATTGGCTCGGATCATATCACTCAAGTTGTTCAAATCTCTTGTAGAGATTACTCTGGATTTTCTACCTTAAAAGGGGCACTAGCAGATCTTATTAAGCTTCTGGAACACAAAGTCTGCCTAGACCTCCCTAACTCATGGCTTGCCGTCCAAGACGACTTAGAGCGCCTACGCCCTGAAAAAACTATTCCCTTTGCCCACTTTGAACAGCTTGGTATTAAACACGGGGTGAGCGATGCGACATGGTTTGTTCAATACCTACACGACACCGGAATACTCTTTTACAGCAAAGGCAAGTTTCAAGATCAAATCATTATCGATCAAAACTGGGCAATAGAGGCAGTGTATAAAGTCTTTGATCCCTATGCAGATCATCGAGAACACATCAAAAGTATGCACGGTGTGGTTAAGCCTTCCTATTGGAAATATATCTGGTCTGAGGTTAGCGCAGAGGAACGCGGGATTTATCTGCAATTTATGAAAAGCTGTCACATTGGCTATGTTAAAAACTACGATTATTGGAATAGTAAACCCCTAACCCAATACGAATTTATTATTCCCGCCTTATTACCCGAAAATACCCCAGCCAAAACTATTTGGGGCAATGATCAAGCACATGATTGGCTTTTGACTGTCCATTACCCTTTCCTACATCGCAGTATTATTGAGCGCCTCATCATAAAGTTGGGTGAACACTATCAAGATAAAAGTAGCCCTTGGCTGCATGGCACGCATTGCATCACCCCACACGGTCAATTACTCATGGAAGCGGTGATTGACAATGCCAAGCTCTCTAATCAAGGCAAGGTGTTATTTAAACTACGGGGACAACAGTTAAACGCCCTACTTCTAGAGTTACGCAATCTTATTCAAGAAATCAGCCCCCATAATCGCTATGAAGAGTATTTAACTCAACAGGGTAAAACTCAATTACTCCCTCAATTGGAAGCATCACACGAAGCAGCAGAGCAGAAAACTATGGACAAAAAAATCAAAATTTTTATTTCTTATTCGCATGAAGATGAAAAACCTTTCTTAGAAAAAACCGAACAATGCCTTAAAAACTTAGGGCGCACCCTACCTATCGAGTTTTGGCATGATCGCAAACTCCTTGCGGGTTCTCCCGTACATGACGTGATCCTCAAACAACTCGAACAAGCCGATATAGTCATTCTCCTAGTCAGCCCCGACTTTATTGCTTCCGATTACTGCTTTACTAAAGAAATCGTCGCTGCACTAAAACGCTACGAACAAGAACAGAACATTGTCATACCCCTCATTATTCGTGCTACCGAAGGTTGGCGCGATTACCACATCGGGAATATCACCGCCCTCCCTACCGATGGCAAACCTGTTGAAGATTGGTCTAGTCCTGATAAATTTTGGGCAGATGTACAAAAAGGTTTGCGCCTAGCCATTCAAAACTTACTAGACAAACCCTAA
- a CDS encoding exonuclease SbcCD subunit D C-terminal domain-containing protein, giving the protein MKLLHTSDWHLGRLLYGKKRYSEFAAFLTWLVEIIRTERIDVLIVAGDVFDTTTPSNQAQELYYSFLRAVGNTTCRHVVITAGNHDSPSFLTAPSALLRCLNIYVIGAATHQLSDELLTLTDAQGSPLCIVCAVPYLRDRDLRHAEAGETLEDKELKLLQGIQTHYTQLADLALTTQAQLAQPVPMIATGHLFTSGAQTTEGDGVRELYVGSLGHIPASAFPPCFDYVALGHLHVPQIVGGNDTRRYSGSPLAMGFGEARQTKSVCVVEWGADAPQVTLIPVPVFQALAQVRGDLTQLQAGLRDLIALRQSVWVEVIYEGEDIIGDLREQLEVITAESLVEILRIKNTRISEQVLQPLQLGESLDDLDTSEVFERCLQAHQVPQPQWADLQLMYKEVVATLQHGE; this is encoded by the coding sequence ATGAAACTACTCCATACTTCTGATTGGCATTTGGGGCGCTTACTCTACGGTAAAAAGCGTTATAGCGAATTTGCGGCATTTTTAACGTGGCTAGTAGAGATTATTCGTACTGAGCGCATCGATGTGTTAATCGTGGCGGGTGATGTGTTTGATACCACCACCCCTAGTAATCAAGCGCAAGAATTGTATTACTCGTTTTTGCGTGCGGTGGGTAATACTACTTGTCGGCACGTAGTAATTACGGCGGGCAATCATGATTCGCCCTCGTTTTTAACAGCACCTAGTGCTTTATTGCGCTGCTTGAATATTTATGTAATCGGTGCAGCCACTCATCAGTTAAGCGATGAACTCCTCACACTCACCGATGCACAAGGTAGCCCTCTGTGTATCGTGTGCGCCGTGCCCTATTTGCGGGATCGAGATTTGCGCCATGCGGAGGCGGGTGAAACGCTAGAAGATAAAGAGTTAAAACTACTCCAAGGCATTCAAACGCATTATACCCAACTCGCCGACCTAGCCCTCACTACTCAAGCGCAATTAGCTCAGCCTGTACCGATGATTGCCACCGGACATTTATTTACCAGTGGCGCACAAACCACCGAGGGTGATGGAGTGCGTGAGTTATATGTGGGGTCTTTAGGGCATATTCCCGCCTCTGCTTTTCCGCCTTGTTTTGATTATGTGGCACTAGGGCATTTGCATGTGCCGCAAATAGTCGGGGGCAATGACACACGACGCTACAGTGGTTCACCGCTAGCCATGGGGTTTGGTGAGGCTCGACAGACTAAAAGTGTGTGCGTGGTTGAGTGGGGGGCAGATGCGCCTCAAGTGACTTTAATACCTGTCCCTGTTTTTCAAGCACTAGCCCAAGTACGCGGTGATCTGACTCAATTGCAAGCAGGTTTGCGGGATTTAATAGCTTTGAGGCAATCGGTTTGGGTGGAGGTGATTTATGAGGGTGAGGACATTATAGGGGATTTGCGTGAGCAATTAGAGGTGATTACCGCTGAGAGTTTGGTGGAGATTTTGCGCATTAAAAATACTCGTATTAGTGAGCAAGTGTTGCAACCGCTGCAATTGGGGGAGAGTTTAGATGATTTGGATACCTCTGAGGTGTTTGAACGCTGTTTGCAAGCGCATCAAGTGCCACAGCCGCAGTGGGCGGATTTGCAACTTATGTATAAAGAGGTAGTAGCAACGTTGCAACATGGGGAGTGA